A part of Maniola hyperantus chromosome 14, iAphHyp1.2, whole genome shotgun sequence genomic DNA contains:
- the LOC138403256 gene encoding putative leucine-rich repeat-containing protein DDB_G0290503: MDQSLLAILHSMKTKLQNLSTNASQIIETLDDPTTQSPTIIQEAEIISSKLQTLLNRLSSELTNYFRLSNDPAPDDISEISTVQLEAEDILCELKVKIKEKIKVIERENQVNRDTNPNLNSRLPKLSLPEFDGDILQWSTFWDQFSSNIDKRNLTDVDKLLYLKASLKGEAKKIVEGLETTNKNYSIALVTLKNRYGKENHIIDAHYSALYRVKASTAMNVTEVRQTLNEIERHLRVLKSLGEDINHNHLRFLIMEKLPQEIIYEMKMKINTESIEEIRKCLEVIITAREDAERVIQGKSEDNYTTQSLHANASDDNNMKLKSKGPTSKEMSTKKQDKNRGLFQGRQGSFRKQFKRKWEEPVGNQERQHEKKRKLHCIFCQENHFNDQCKAFTTLRERKNKLINRCYACLRIGHTVKICERKIKCAHCNEIGSHNRALCPKNLQKESETTNK; this comes from the coding sequence ATGGATCAAAGTCTCTTGGCGATACTGCActcaatgaaaacaaaattacaaaatttatcaACCAACGCATCTCAAATAATAGAAACTCTTGATGATCCAACCACTCAATCTCCAACGATTATACAAGAAGcagaaattatttcttcgaaatTACAAACTTTGTTAAATAGATTGAGCTCCGAATTGACCAACTACTTTCGATTAAGCAACGATCCTGCGCCTGATGACATATCCGAGATATCTACAGTACAATTAGAAGCCGAAGATATATTGTGTGAACTTAAAgtcaaaattaaagaaaagattAAAGTAATTGAACGAGAAAATCAAGTCAACAGGGATACGAATCCGAATCTAAACAGCCGGCTACCGAAACTGAGTTTACCGGAATTCGACGGCGATATCCTGCAATGGTCAACATTTTGGGATCAATTCAGCTCAAATATTGACAAACGAAACTTAACCGATGTTGACAAGCTATTGTATTTAAAAGCTTCATTGAAAGGTGAAGCGAAGAAGATCGTGGAAGGCTTAGAGACAACAAACAAGAATTACAGTATAGCTCTAGtgacattaaaaaatcgatatGGAAAGGAAAACCACATAATTGATGCACACTACTCAGCGCTGTATCGTGTCAAGGCTTCCACCGCAATGAATGTCACGGAGGTGAGACAAACACTGAACGAGATCGAACGACATCTTAGGGTGCTTAAATCGCTGGGCGAGGACATAAACCACAACCATCTACGTTTCCTAATCATGGAAAAACTCCCGCAAGAAATCATttacgaaatgaaaatgaaaataaacaccGAGTCCATCGAGGAGATAAGGAAATGCCTCGAAGTCATTATCACGGCTAGGGAAGACGCAGAGAGAGTTATCCAGGGAAAATCTGAAGACAATTACACTACCCAATCTCTACACGCGAATGCATCCGACgacaataatatgaaattaaaatccaaAGGGCCAACAAGTAAAGAAATGTCCACAAAGAAACAAGATAAAAATCGGGGACTATTTCAAGGTCGTCAGGGAAGTTTTAGGAAACAATTCAAAAGAAAATGGGAAGAGCCAGTAGGAAACCAAGAAAGGCAAcacgaaaagaaaagaaaacttcACTGCATCTTCTGTCAGGAGAACCATTTTAACGATCAATGCAAAGCCTTTACAACGTTACgagaaaggaaaaataaattaattaaccgATGCTACGCATGTCTTCGCATAGGACATACCGTAAAGATATGtgagagaaaaataaaatgtgcacACTGTAACGAGATTGGATCTCACAATCGGGCACTTTGTCCTAAAAATCTACAAAAGGAGAGTgaaacaactaataaataa